One Actinosynnema pretiosum DNA segment encodes these proteins:
- a CDS encoding phage tail tape measure protein codes for MPGGALDILIRPDFGTWQRDLDTGLNQSASRVSGGMKTLGLAIVGGTALAAKGFTEAIQLGNEYTGALNEISAVSEATGFEMARVSEVANELGSDLTLPATSAADAASAMRELAKGGLDIDQAMTAARGTLQLAAAAQVEAAEAAGVQSDALNQFGLAADQASHVADVLANVANAASGEIMDVANALQYVGPVAQSVGVSIDEVASAIGVVATQGIRGEQAGTSLRGMLASLAAPSGPASKALGELGITAFDATGRFVGLRSITEQLSEAQQRMTQESFAAAAATAFGTEGMTVAASLAASGATAFDDMAEAVGRQGGAADVAAAKTAGLGGAMDALQSQLESAAIGIYDAVDEPLERVVRATATRLDQLGPAVASRLETTVAAGELYGPRLAAAIEARADVVGAAVSDVLGPLGTGALEPLNTSVNTGIELWNDFTGVLDTTVQAARPVAREVGELATASGEGTGVVGTLSTVVGVLGGAVEALSGVLVPVGKALSTVLGLFNDLPGPVQTGILALGAFRLAQGRLGDSTVLSGLRQFSGEMRTQQALAQSGGQEVGKLGAAMAAYRTSTVPAVESARAFTDQTAAIRAGAAATGEPIGRMSAAMGTLAERSPALAAVRGSFEQAAVGATRFGTAAGVAAASGTALRVGTGALVSALGGPVGLAIGGVALGLSLLSGRQEAAAERARQHSSAVDALAAALSESSGRITESVRAHQAQQLQSEKVAESGRTVADAARAAGISLSDLTEATLGNSDALDGVRGRLNSIIQEQTRWVTNSTGWKSGVVSETKSLTEQGKAAQDLLGEIDGLARQYQEADQKQRDLDQALREGRASMVDGTASGREFAAAMGVLADETGSADDKARALKNALDALSGGSVDLVAAQSRMHEQLARLSEKFGENVDRTKGWGGELLTAQGRLDTTQENARGLHSVLTDLRDATADTALKTYELARAQGEDVTTALAKAGAEVASARDGFYAAAEAMGIGRAEAEALANQYGLLPSQVVTLIDAQDVDKTTLELQLLKWQAEQVPDRRSITVETLSDQAVERLRAVGLEVNNVPGGKEIVLRGNDSDFNQKIAAATAPATKYVTVIYTSGKSMPNGPMAVNHDGNLLAPSVVAYADGGIHPLTPMRGGWAQFVDPNTWRVIGDRMTHREAYIPVNGSTRSTGILAETARLMGYDLIRRFASGGLATPAASAPVPASAAATGVPVITNNISVQRNQDAHVMAAVISSTAAWQARTRR; via the coding sequence ATGCCCGGCGGCGCGCTCGACATCCTGATTCGCCCCGATTTCGGCACCTGGCAACGAGACCTCGACACCGGCCTGAACCAGTCCGCAAGCCGGGTCTCCGGTGGCATGAAGACCCTCGGCCTGGCCATCGTGGGAGGTACCGCGCTGGCCGCCAAGGGGTTCACCGAGGCGATCCAGCTCGGCAACGAGTACACCGGTGCCCTGAACGAGATCAGCGCGGTGAGCGAGGCCACCGGGTTCGAGATGGCCCGCGTGTCCGAAGTGGCCAACGAACTCGGCTCCGACCTCACGCTCCCGGCGACCAGCGCCGCCGACGCCGCCAGCGCCATGCGGGAACTGGCCAAGGGCGGACTGGACATCGACCAGGCGATGACCGCCGCGCGCGGCACTCTGCAACTGGCCGCCGCCGCGCAGGTCGAGGCCGCAGAAGCCGCAGGCGTGCAGTCCGACGCACTGAACCAATTCGGCTTGGCCGCCGACCAGGCGAGCCACGTCGCCGACGTGCTGGCCAACGTGGCGAATGCCGCATCCGGCGAGATCATGGACGTGGCGAACGCCCTCCAGTACGTCGGGCCGGTGGCGCAGTCCGTCGGGGTGTCGATCGACGAGGTGGCCTCGGCTATCGGTGTCGTTGCCACGCAAGGCATTCGAGGGGAGCAGGCCGGTACGTCCCTGCGGGGGATGCTGGCCAGTCTCGCCGCCCCGAGCGGCCCCGCGTCCAAGGCACTGGGCGAGTTGGGTATCACCGCGTTCGACGCCACCGGTCGGTTCGTCGGGTTGCGCTCGATCACCGAACAGCTGTCCGAGGCGCAGCAGCGCATGACGCAGGAGTCGTTCGCCGCAGCCGCCGCGACCGCGTTCGGCACCGAGGGCATGACCGTGGCGGCATCACTCGCGGCCAGCGGTGCCACCGCGTTCGATGACATGGCGGAAGCCGTTGGTAGGCAGGGCGGTGCGGCCGACGTCGCCGCCGCCAAGACGGCCGGGCTCGGCGGCGCGATGGACGCGTTGCAGTCGCAGCTGGAGTCCGCTGCGATCGGGATCTACGACGCGGTTGACGAACCGCTGGAGCGCGTGGTGCGCGCGACCGCGACGCGCCTTGACCAGTTGGGCCCGGCGGTGGCCTCGCGGCTGGAAACCACGGTCGCGGCCGGGGAGCTGTACGGACCTCGGTTGGCTGCGGCGATCGAGGCCCGCGCCGACGTCGTCGGTGCTGCGGTGTCCGACGTGCTGGGGCCGCTGGGCACCGGCGCGCTCGAACCGCTCAACACCTCGGTGAACACCGGCATCGAGCTGTGGAACGACTTCACCGGCGTGCTGGACACCACCGTGCAGGCCGCCCGCCCGGTGGCCCGCGAGGTAGGCGAGCTGGCCACCGCATCGGGCGAGGGCACCGGCGTGGTCGGCACCCTGTCCACCGTGGTCGGGGTGCTCGGGGGCGCCGTCGAGGCGCTGTCGGGCGTCCTGGTGCCCGTGGGCAAGGCACTGAGCACTGTGCTGGGGCTGTTCAACGACCTGCCGGGCCCGGTGCAGACCGGCATCCTCGCGTTGGGCGCGTTCCGTCTCGCGCAGGGGCGCCTCGGCGACAGCACCGTGCTGTCCGGTCTGCGGCAGTTCAGCGGCGAGATGCGCACCCAGCAGGCTCTCGCGCAGAGCGGCGGCCAGGAGGTTGGCAAGCTCGGTGCCGCGATGGCCGCCTACCGCACCAGCACCGTGCCCGCGGTGGAGAGCGCGCGCGCGTTCACCGATCAGACCGCCGCTATCCGCGCGGGCGCCGCCGCCACCGGCGAGCCCATCGGGCGCATGTCCGCCGCGATGGGCACGCTCGCCGAGCGTTCGCCAGCGCTCGCAGCGGTCCGGGGCAGCTTCGAGCAGGCCGCCGTTGGTGCGACCCGGTTCGGCACGGCTGCGGGGGTCGCTGCGGCCAGCGGCACCGCGCTGCGGGTGGGGACCGGTGCGCTGGTGTCCGCCCTCGGTGGGCCGGTGGGCCTGGCCATCGGCGGTGTGGCGCTGGGGCTGTCCCTGCTATCCGGCCGCCAGGAAGCGGCGGCGGAACGGGCTCGGCAGCACAGCTCGGCGGTGGACGCGCTCGCGGCTGCGCTGAGCGAGTCCTCCGGGCGCATCACCGAGTCGGTGCGCGCGCACCAGGCGCAGCAGCTCCAGTCCGAGAAGGTCGCCGAGTCCGGGCGGACGGTCGCTGACGCGGCCCGCGCGGCGGGGATCAGCCTGTCCGATCTGACCGAGGCCACCCTCGGCAACTCGGACGCGCTCGACGGGGTGCGCGGCCGGTTGAACTCGATCATTCAGGAGCAGACCCGCTGGGTGACTAACAGCACCGGATGGAAATCCGGTGTCGTCAGTGAGACGAAAAGTCTTACAGAGCAAGGAAAAGCGGCACAAGACCTGCTCGGTGAGATCGACGGGCTGGCCCGGCAGTACCAGGAGGCTGACCAGAAGCAACGCGACCTCGACCAGGCGCTACGCGAGGGCCGGGCATCGATGGTCGACGGCACGGCGTCCGGTAGGGAATTCGCCGCCGCGATGGGCGTCCTGGCCGACGAGACCGGCAGCGCCGACGACAAGGCCCGCGCGCTCAAGAACGCGCTCGACGCGCTCTCGGGCGGCTCGGTGGACCTGGTGGCCGCGCAGTCCAGGATGCACGAGCAGTTGGCTCGGTTGTCCGAGAAGTTCGGTGAGAACGTCGACCGCACGAAGGGGTGGGGCGGGGAGCTGCTGACCGCGCAGGGACGCTTGGACACGACGCAGGAGAACGCCCGCGGGCTGCACAGCGTGTTGACCGACCTGCGCGATGCCACCGCTGACACCGCGCTGAAAACCTACGAGCTGGCGCGGGCGCAGGGCGAGGACGTCACGACGGCGCTGGCGAAAGCGGGTGCCGAGGTCGCCAGCGCACGTGACGGGTTCTACGCGGCGGCCGAGGCTATGGGCATCGGCCGCGCCGAGGCCGAGGCGCTGGCGAACCAGTACGGGTTGCTCCCCAGCCAGGTGGTCACGCTGATCGATGCCCAGGACGTCGACAAGACCACGCTGGAACTCCAGTTGCTCAAGTGGCAGGCCGAGCAGGTACCGGACCGCCGCAGCATCACGGTGGAGACGCTGTCGGACCAGGCCGTCGAGCGGTTGCGCGCGGTCGGGCTGGAAGTCAACAACGTGCCCGGCGGCAAGGAGATCGTGTTGCGGGGCAACGATTCCGACTTCAATCAGAAGATCGCCGCCGCCACCGCACCGGCCACGAAGTACGTCACGGTCATCTACACCAGCGGCAAATCCATGCCCAACGGTCCGATGGCGGTCAACCACGACGGCAACCTGCTCGCCCCGTCCGTCGTGGCCTACGCCGACGGCGGCATCCACCCGCTCACGCCGATGCGCGGCGGGTGGGCTCAGTTCGTCGATCCGAACACCTGGCGGGTGATCGGGGACCGGATGACCCACCGGGAGGCGTACATCCCGGTGAACGGGTCGACGCGTTCGACCGGCATCCTCGCCGAGACCGCGCGGTTGATGGGCTACGACCTGATCCGCCGGTTCGCCTCGGGCGGGCTGGCCACCCCGGCAGCGTCGGCGCCGGTACCCGCCAGCGCTGCCGCCACCGGCGTACCGGTGATCACCAACAACATCTCGGTGCAGCGCAACCAGGACGCACACGTCATGGCCGCGGTGATCTCCAGCACCGCCGCGTGGCAGG
- a CDS encoding HK97 gp10 family phage protein — translation MTVSARVTVYPEQSVREALTASYDGRVTIASTIAEEARDTARVLTGAFRDGIGVVADGDHVRVVDTDPLGAFKEYGTADSEAQATLTDAARRHGRYRGTRPRR, via the coding sequence GTGACCGTGAGCGCCCGCGTCACCGTCTACCCGGAGCAGTCCGTCCGTGAGGCTCTGACCGCGTCCTACGACGGCCGCGTCACCATCGCCTCGACGATCGCGGAGGAAGCCCGCGACACCGCGCGCGTGCTCACCGGTGCGTTCCGCGACGGCATCGGCGTGGTGGCCGACGGTGATCACGTCCGCGTCGTCGACACCGACCCGCTCGGCGCGTTCAAGGAATACGGGACCGCGGACAGCGAGGCGCAGGCGACATTGACCGACGCCGCTCGCCGCCACGGCAGGTACCGCGGCACCAGGCCGAGGCGGTGA